A single region of the Mercenaria mercenaria strain notata chromosome 6, MADL_Memer_1, whole genome shotgun sequence genome encodes:
- the LOC123564690 gene encoding uncharacterized protein LOC123564690 has product MFADDMVLFTTDQKSLQAQLDSLYIYSVKWGLKINIDKTKICIFRKRKQNIDFQWYINDAPVETVNSFCYLGMKFNCNGALSEAIKALSDQALKAVNGLYSLFSRLKFDVKTKLTLFDRMVEPILLYCAEVWGVYDTSCLDRIHMKFCKRILGVKMQTPNMAVLGELGRYPLSILCKERVLKYWLKLVNNPDSIMTDIFRDQCNNVNSPRCTNWPKYVKTLLEQLGYGYLWNHIAPNINYFPMLQKRLRDQFIQEWHGSITNMPKLEYYSRFKTLFMFEPYLTNVDNDYLRKLLSCFRMSSHCLAIETGRYSGIARDQRICQNCNLNVIESEYHVLLTCPKYKNLRSKYLPKTSWPNLKMFDNGIYVNI; this is encoded by the coding sequence ATGTTTGCAGACGATATGGTACTATTTACTACCGACCAGAAGAGTCTCCAGGCACAGCTAGATAGCTTGTATATTTACTCTGTTAAATGGGGGCTtaagataaatattgataaaacgaaaatatgtatttttagaaaaagaaaacagaatattGATTTTCAATGGTACATTAATGATGCACCAGTGGAAACTGTGAACTCTTTTTGCTATCTTGGTATGAAATTTAATTGTAATGGAGCTTTATCTGAAGCTATTAAGGCACTGTCTGATCAAGCACTTAAAGCTGTTAATGGTCTATATTCACTATTTTCTAGGTTAAAATTTGATGTTAAGACTAAATTGACACTCTTTGATCGTATGGTTGAACCAATTTTATTATATTGTGCTGAAGTATGGGGCGTATACGATACAAGTTGCTTAGATAGAAttcatatgaaattttgtaaaaggataCTCGGTGTAAAAATGCAAACCCCAAATATGGCAGTGTTGGGGGAACTTGGAAGGTATCCTCTCTCAATACTGTGTAAAGAGAGAGttctaaaatattggttaaagctTGTAAATAATCCAGATTCtatcatgactgatatttttagaGACCAATGTAACAATGTCAATTCTCCCCGATGTACAAACTGGCCCAAATATGTTAAAACTCTTTTAGAACAATTAGGATATGGATATTTATGGAACCATATAGCGCCAAATATTAACTATTTTCCAATGCTACAAAAACGGTTAAGAGACCAGTTTATACAGGAATGGCATGGTAGTATTACAAACATGCCAAAACTAGAATATTATTCAAGATTTAAAACGCTGTTTATGTTTGAACCATATCTCACAAATGTTGATAATGATTACTTAAGAAAATTACTCAGttgttttagaatgtcttcacattGCTTAGCTATTGAAACTGGAAGGTATAGTGGTATAGCTAGGGATCAAAGAAtatgtcaaaattgtaatttaaatgttatagaatCTGAGTATCATGTGTTATTGACTTGtcctaaatataaaaacttacgttcaaaatatttgccaaaaacatcgtggccaaatctgaaaatgtttgacaatggaatatatgtaaatatttga
- the LOC123549978 gene encoding SET and MYND domain-containing protein DDB_G0284059-like produces the protein MDKMETYILILILASLIHGVPAPGHTRMCRNCPHLVKGPSECKEIHHCQQFCITEVYYLHGENWLRYGCGGGAHSSELECEKLDHHHPHGHEHGPGHEHGYAHPVCRKCHYHFSSQQDSCSQYFLTTTHIPVHPVTHAPTTVVQSQCQWLLQCTAAPAITKASSAQTTTTPTTTTPTTTRTTTTSTTHVTVPATTQQNIMVTATSMKTTSQPCVDLDDVTFTCADMAYYGYCYPAAGAGYALAQKRCRKTCRFCP, from the exons ATGGACAAGATGGAAACCTATATACTCATATTAATATTAGCAAGCT TGATCCACGGGGTGCCGGCACCAGGGCATACAAGAATGTGCCGAAACTGCCCTCATCTAGTAAAAGGTCCATCTGAATGTAAGGAGATACACCACTGTCAACAG TTTTGTATAACCGAAGTGTATTATTTACATGGAGAAAACTGGTTGAGATACGGTTGTGGAGGAGGTGCACAT TCTTCTGAACTTGAATGTGAGAAATTGGATCATCACCACCCTCACGGACACGAGCATGGACCAGGGCATGAACACGGATATGCCCACCCTGTGTGCAGAAAATGTCATTACCACTTTAGCTCCCAACAAGATTCATGCT CTCAGTACTTTTTAACAACGACACATATACCCGTACATCCAGTGACCCATGCTCCAACAACAGTGGTTCAGTCACAATGTCAGTGGTTATTACAATGTACAG CTGCTCCAGCAATAACAAAAGCATCTTCtgcacaaacaacaacaacaccgaCAACAACAACACCGACAACAACAAGAACGACAACTACGTCGACAACACACGTTACAGTTCCTGCAACAACTCAACAAA ATATAATGGTCACTGCCACCAGTATGAAGACGACGTCACAACCTTGCGTGGATCTAGATGACGTCACATTCACCTGCGCAGACATGGCATATTATGGGTATTGTTATCCTGCCGCTGGTGCTGGCTACGCACTCGCTCAAAAAAGATGTCGGAAAACATGCAGATTTTGTCCATAG